The nucleotide window GCTTGGTGGCGTGCTGGGCCCCGATGGCAAAGGCTACATAGCCCCGTTGAAATTCGGCCGGCAGCGTAGCCAGGTCCACTTCATCTTTGGGTGGAATGAAGTAGTCGAGGCCCTGCCGGTCGTCTTGCACGCCCAGGGGGCTGCGGCAGCCAGGTACCGTTCCACAATGTGCACCCGGGGCAGCACGTCCACCTTGGCATTGACGAGCAGCCATTTCTGCCAGTTGAGCTTATCAAAGCTGGACGACTTGACGCCCAGCCGCAGCTTCAGAATGCTGGTGCGCAGGTTATTGTGCAGGTCTACCACAAAGTCGAACTGCTCCTGCTTGAGCTCGGCTACCAGCTCGGCCAAGGAGCCGGTGAGGTAGTGAGCCTTATCCACGTAGGGGTTGGGCTCGATAATGCTGCGGTAAGCCGGCTTGGTACAATAGTGCACCTGGGCGCCGGGCACCTGCTGCTTGAGGGCCCGCACCACGGGGGTCGTCAGCACGATGTCGCCGATGGAGGAAAAGCGCAGAACCAGAATCTTCATAAAAGCTACTCACGGCCGCCGGAAGCAGGGCGGACAGGCAATTTACCCGAACAGGGAGTCTTTGTATTCCAGGGGCGGCTTGATATTGGCCTTGCGCTCGGCAAAGTAGGCGGCCATTTCCTCGGCGCTCAGGGCGTTGAAGGTCATGTCCTTGGTCAGTCCGCCCTTGCGGCCCATCATCACGCCGTAGCGCATGTCGGCGTAGCCGTTGGTGTGGTGGGCGTCGGGGTTGATGCTAAGCTTCACGCCCTGGTCCAGTGCGTAGCGCACCCAGCGCCAGTCTAGGTCGAGGCGCCAGGGGTTGGAGTTGATTTCGATGATGACGTTGTGCTGGGCGCAGGCGTCGATAATGGCCTTGTGGTTGATGGGGTAGCCTTCCCGCCGCAGCAGCAGCCGCCCCGTGGGGTGGCCCAGCATGGTGGTATAGGGGTTGGCAATGGCCCGCAGCAGCCGCTCGGTGGCCTTACGCTCGTCCATGCGCAGGTTGCTGTGCACCGAGGCCACGATGAAGTCGAAGGTCTCCAGCACGCTGTTGGTGTAATCCAGGCTGCCGTCGCCGAGAATGTCGCTTTCGATGCCCTTGAAGATGCGGAACGGGGCCAGCTCCTGGTTGAGCTGGTCGATTTCGCGCTGCTGCTGCCGCACCCGCTCGGGGCTGAGGCCGTTGGCGTAGTGCGCAGCCTGCGAATGGTCACAGATGCCTAGGTACTCGTAGCCTTGGTCGCGCAGGAACTCGGCCATCTGGCGCAGGGTGTGGGCGCCGTCGGAGTAGGTACTGTGGTTGTGTAAAGAGCCGCGCAGGTCTTCGTCGGTCAGCAGCGTGGGCAGTTTGTGCTCCTGGGCCAGGGCTACTTCGCCCAGACCTTCACGCAGCTCGGGCTCCACGTATTGCAGGCCGGCCTTCTCGTAAATGGCGGTTTCCTGGTAGAATTTCTCCTGCTTGACCAGCTGCCGCAACGAGCCCGCCCGGCTGCCCGTGAGTGGCTCCGACAGGTGAGCCTCGGTGGCCGAGTGCAGAAACAGCTGATTCACGAAATTTTCCTTGCTAACCAGATACACTTCTACTTTCACGCCCGTGGCCGTGCCGCGCCAGGCAAACGGACCGGAGCGCTGAGCATCGGGCGTGAGGCCATCGAGGTGGCCGAGCAGCTCGTGGGCCTGCCAGGGCTGGGCAGTGGCCGCCACCAGGGTCACGGTTTCCACGATTTCGAGGCGACGACGGACTTCCCCGCCACGGCTACCGAGTCGGTGCCCAGGGCCTCGCGCAGGCGCCGGGCCAGGTCTTCGGCCAGTTCCTCGGCTTGCGGGTAGAGCAATTTGCCCTGGCTATCCTGGTTGAATTCCAAAGCAGCCAGAATCGTGTCCTGGGTTTTTTTGCCAAAGCCCTTGAGCTTGCTCACCTCATCCCGCTCGGCGGCTTCGCGCAGCTGCTCGGGGCTCTCCACGCCCAGCTCCCGCCACAGCACCCGAATTTTCTTGGGGC belongs to Hymenobacter cellulosilyticus and includes:
- a CDS encoding PHP domain-containing protein — encoded protein: METVTLVAATAQPWQAHELLGHLDGLTPDAQRSGPFAWRGTATGVKVEVYLVSKENFVNQLFLHSATEAHLSEPLTGSRAGSLRQLVKQEKFYQETAIYEKAGLQYVEPELREGLGEVALAQEHKLPTLLTDEDLRGSLHNHSTYSDGAHTLRQMAEFLRDQGYEYLGICDHSQAAHYANGLSPERVRQQQREIDQLNQELAPFRIFKGIESDILGDGSLDYTNSVLETFDFIVASVHSNLRMDERKATERLLRAIANPYTTMLGHPTGRLLLRREGYPINHKAIIDACAQHNVIIEINSNPWRLDLDWRWVRYALDQGVKLSINPDAHHTNGYADMRYGVMMGRKGGLTKDMTFNALSAEEMAAYFAERKANIKPPLEYKDSLFG
- a CDS encoding helix-hairpin-helix domain-containing protein: MDNRALIRAFRLAASLMELHEENPFKIRAYEGTAATLERLELPVADMDRTGLPDRTGLSKTAAAKVAEMLDTGTFEELRKLLEATPPGVVEMLNIKGIGPKKIRVLWRELGVESPEQLREAAERDEVSKLKGFGKKTQDTILAALEFNQDSQGKLLYPQAEELAEDLARRLREALGTDSVAVAGKSVVASKSWKP